One Methanobacterium sp. genomic region harbors:
- a CDS encoding thiamine pyrophosphate-dependent enzyme — protein MDPKVFDVQNADVAWCPGCGDFSILRTLKMALAELEIDPSELVLVSGIGQAGKLPHYLKSNTYNSLHGRAASPATAIKAVNKGLKVIVTTGDGDMYGEGGNHFMHTIRRNPDITTIVHNNMVYGLTKGQASPTTQKDFKTPLQVEGVSLEPFNPLSIAIGLDASFVARTFAGDMNHMKEIFKKAIEHKGYSLVDVFQPCVTYNKINTFKWFKENVYYLDDSYDPHDRSEAFKKAIEYLKFPLGVLYINPNKTPYEDILTVYNEEETPLYKRDVDMDKLKDLIESKRKI, from the coding sequence ATGGATCCAAAAGTCTTTGATGTTCAAAATGCAGATGTTGCGTGGTGTCCTGGTTGTGGGGACTTTTCAATTCTCAGGACATTAAAAATGGCCCTTGCTGAGCTTGAAATCGATCCCAGTGAGCTTGTACTTGTATCTGGAATTGGTCAAGCGGGAAAACTTCCCCACTACCTTAAATCCAACACATATAACAGCCTTCACGGCAGGGCAGCTTCTCCTGCAACTGCAATAAAGGCTGTAAATAAGGGCCTTAAAGTGATAGTTACAACCGGTGATGGGGATATGTATGGGGAAGGTGGAAACCATTTCATGCACACAATCCGCCGAAATCCAGATATAACTACTATAGTACACAACAACATGGTTTACGGGTTGACCAAAGGTCAAGCCTCCCCAACAACCCAGAAAGATTTTAAAACGCCACTGCAGGTTGAAGGAGTATCTTTAGAACCTTTTAATCCACTATCTATTGCAATTGGCCTTGATGCATCTTTTGTAGCCAGGACATTTGCAGGAGATATGAACCATATGAAGGAAATCTTTAAAAAAGCAATCGAACACAAAGGATACTCACTAGTTGATGTATTCCAGCCTTGTGTTACATATAACAAAATAAATACATTCAAATGGTTTAAAGAAAATGTTTACTATCTTGATGACTCATATGATCCCCACGACAGGAGTGAAGCCTTCAAAAAAGCCATAGAATATCTTAAATTCCCACTGGGAGTTTTATACATTAATCCTAATAAAACACCTTACGAAGATATTTTAACTGTTTATAATGAAGAAGAAACTCCTTTATATAAAAGAGATGTGGATATGGATAAATTAAAGGATCTCATTGAATCAAAACGAAAAATCTAA
- the uvsE gene encoding UV DNA damage repair endonuclease UvsE, producing the protein MKIGYTALNWTIGCNGAKTLRLKSYSHQKFIETARNNLNCLLTMLKFNVENNLLFFRITSRLIPFASHPIMDFDWKEYFKDNFNEISEFIHENGIRISMHPGQFVVINSKDPKVFERGLNELKYHSEVLDILNLNSTAKMQVHVGGVYNDKEKSMERFIERYKSLDKNIKRRLVIENDEKSYKLSECLEISNQTKIPVLFDYFHHELNNTDEDLEGCFENFTKTWKTKDGLPLVDYSSQNLEKAKGTHIESIDIDHFKNFLKETQNFDFDIMLEIKDKEAIALKAADILKYDKRFNK; encoded by the coding sequence ATGAAGATAGGTTACACTGCATTAAACTGGACAATAGGATGCAATGGAGCCAAAACACTTCGCTTAAAATCATATTCACACCAAAAATTTATTGAAACCGCGAGAAACAATTTAAACTGTCTTTTAACAATGTTAAAATTTAATGTTGAAAATAATTTACTCTTTTTCAGGATTACTTCCAGATTAATTCCCTTTGCATCCCATCCAATAATGGATTTTGATTGGAAAGAGTATTTTAAAGATAATTTTAATGAAATAAGCGAATTTATCCATGAAAATGGCATAAGGATTTCAATGCACCCTGGGCAATTTGTTGTAATTAATTCTAAGGACCCTAAAGTTTTTGAAAGAGGCTTAAATGAACTTAAATATCACAGCGAAGTTCTTGACATTTTAAACCTTAACAGCACCGCCAAAATGCAGGTACATGTTGGGGGAGTTTACAACGATAAAGAAAAAAGCATGGAAAGGTTTATAGAACGATACAAAAGCTTGGATAAAAATATAAAAAGAAGACTTGTCATTGAAAATGACGAGAAAAGTTATAAACTTTCAGAATGTCTGGAAATAAGTAATCAAACTAAAATTCCTGTTTTATTTGATTATTTTCATCATGAACTCAATAACACTGACGAAGACCTCGAAGGATGTTTTGAGAACTTTACAAAAACATGGAAAACTAAAGATGGATTGCCTTTAGTTGATTACAGCTCCCAAAATCTGGAGAAAGCTAAAGGGACTCATATAGAATCAATAGATATAGACCATTTTAAAAATTTTTTAAAAGAAACACAAAATTTTGATTTTGATATAATGCTTGAGATAAAAGATAAAGAAGCGATCGCTTTAAAGGCTGCAGATATTTTGAAATATGATAAACGGTTTAATAAATAG
- a CDS encoding nicotinate phosphoribosyltransferase, producing MFHIAEEKEIIDGKVTDIYFNRTLEIFKQKDVNCRVKAEFAAKSLPEGYEWAVLAGLEEVINLLKDLPVNVRAMKEGTIFYPDQPVLEIEGSYQDFCVYETAILGLLCQATGIATKAARYKKLAGERLVMSFGARRMHPVIAPMIERSAYIGGCDGVSVIKSGEIIGEDPLGTIPHAMILCIGSTVESIKAFDEVIDPGVNRVALIDTFNDEKFECLNVAEAMGEKLYAVRFDTPSSRRGDFYRILEEARWELDLRGFTNIKFFVSGGIQENDLQSLNKLVDGYGIGTSISNAPVVDFSMDIVELNGEPVAKRGKFSGAKRVLRCLKCGKDLILPFKKESEICECGGRYEDIIYPMIESSKVIQELPGPGKIREYVLEQLENAEDL from the coding sequence ATGTTTCATATTGCTGAAGAAAAGGAAATTATAGATGGTAAGGTCACTGATATATATTTTAACAGGACTCTGGAAATTTTTAAACAGAAAGACGTTAACTGCAGGGTTAAAGCAGAATTTGCTGCCAAAAGTTTACCTGAAGGGTATGAATGGGCAGTTTTAGCAGGTTTAGAAGAAGTTATTAACCTTTTGAAAGACCTGCCTGTAAATGTAAGGGCCATGAAGGAAGGAACAATTTTCTATCCTGACCAGCCGGTGCTGGAAATAGAAGGCAGCTATCAGGATTTCTGTGTTTATGAAACTGCCATACTGGGACTTTTATGTCAGGCCACAGGCATTGCAACTAAAGCTGCGAGGTATAAAAAACTGGCAGGGGAACGCTTGGTAATGAGTTTCGGCGCTCGGAGGATGCATCCTGTAATTGCACCTATGATAGAAAGAAGTGCTTATATTGGGGGATGCGACGGGGTTTCAGTCATCAAAAGTGGAGAAATCATAGGGGAAGACCCTTTAGGAACCATTCCTCACGCCATGATACTCTGCATTGGTTCTACTGTAGAATCCATAAAAGCTTTTGATGAGGTTATAGATCCCGGTGTCAATCGAGTGGCACTTATTGATACATTCAACGATGAAAAGTTCGAATGTTTGAACGTTGCAGAAGCAATGGGGGAAAAACTTTATGCAGTACGTTTTGACACCCCTTCTTCAAGACGGGGGGATTTTTACCGTATTCTCGAAGAAGCGAGATGGGAACTGGACTTAAGAGGTTTCACAAACATTAAATTTTTTGTTAGTGGCGGAATTCAGGAAAATGACCTGCAAAGTCTTAATAAACTGGTAGACGGCTACGGAATTGGGACATCCATCAGTAATGCACCGGTTGTTGACTTTTCCATGGACATAGTGGAGCTGAACGGGGAACCCGTGGCTAAAAGGGGTAAATTTTCTGGGGCAAAAAGGGTCCTCAGATGTTTAAAATGTGGTAAAGACTTAATTTTGCCTTTCAAAAAAGAATCTGAAATATGTGAATGTGGTGGAAGATATGAAGACATTATTTATCCCATGATAGAAAGCAGTAAAGTTATTCAAGAACTGCCAGGTCCTGGAAAAATCAGGGAATATGTTCTGGAGCAATTAGAAAACGCTGAAGATTTGTAG
- a CDS encoding DUF4062 domain-containing protein — protein sequence MEKPIIMISSTVYDLKLVRSELHEFIEGMGYTSLISESSAFPIDPKIKTVDNCRKKVELHADILILIIGGRYGSIDLESGKSITNLEYIEAINKGIPVYVFIEKSVLNHFELWKRNKSNDYSSVVDNTEVFEFIERIRNNDSWTFPFNDIKDIKDTLTDQFAYLFKISLYDWSKFNKLRNIPIYNNLGSKSLHYVLDQPESWEYLLFLQVWCDELELIYEKIYDYENDIKFYPSEFVPNDRIMEWIQLRSHEILNYMDTADRLFNKQLKVALGPPGTPGDSTMLITIAKNMVRLLSMIIDWNRKIRVAMSEEPYINILNEMSKFTDDVVQSLKSFPYESLEKFKKVILKASKENPQTIELTLTFEISNYDKYIETLEEAKKYQ from the coding sequence ATGGAAAAACCAATAATCATGATAAGTTCAACAGTTTACGATTTAAAACTAGTTCGAAGTGAATTGCATGAATTTATAGAAGGAATGGGGTATACCTCTTTAATTTCTGAATCAAGTGCTTTTCCTATAGATCCAAAGATAAAAACTGTTGATAACTGTAGGAAAAAAGTTGAATTACATGCAGATATACTTATATTGATAATTGGGGGACGTTATGGATCTATAGATTTAGAGAGCGGAAAATCAATAACTAATCTTGAATATATTGAAGCTATAAATAAAGGCATTCCAGTTTATGTATTTATTGAAAAGAGTGTGTTGAACCATTTTGAATTATGGAAAAGAAACAAATCAAATGATTATTCCTCAGTTGTAGATAATACGGAAGTATTTGAGTTTATAGAACGTATTAGAAATAATGATTCATGGACTTTCCCATTTAATGATATTAAAGATATTAAAGACACATTAACAGATCAGTTTGCTTATCTTTTTAAAATAAGCCTTTATGATTGGTCGAAGTTTAATAAATTACGAAATATTCCTATTTATAATAATTTAGGTTCAAAATCACTGCATTATGTATTAGATCAACCAGAATCATGGGAATATCTTTTATTTCTTCAAGTTTGGTGTGATGAATTGGAACTCATATATGAAAAAATATATGATTATGAGAATGATATAAAATTCTATCCATCTGAATTTGTTCCAAATGATAGAATTATGGAGTGGATTCAACTACGTTCACATGAAATTCTAAATTATATGGATACCGCAGATAGATTGTTTAATAAACAATTGAAGGTGGCACTTGGACCACCGGGGACTCCTGGTGATTCAACAATGTTAATAACAATTGCCAAAAATATGGTCAGATTGTTAAGCATGATAATTGATTGGAATAGGAAAATTAGAGTAGCAATGTCAGAAGAACCATATATTAATATTCTTAACGAAATGTCGAAATTTACTGATGATGTTGTCCAATCTCTTAAATCATTTCCATATGAATCATTAGAAAAATTTAAAAAGGTTATTTTAAAGGCATCAAAAGAAAATCCTCAAACTATTGAATTGACACTTACTTTTGAAATTTCAAATTATGATAAATATATAGAAACTTTGGAAGAAGCTAAAAAATACCAATAA
- a CDS encoding SpoIIE family protein phosphatase encodes MKNLENIKSKVILLALCSAVIFIMKFIFHYFFPGIPISELGPASALPPVLGLMFGVWGAAGAAIGYSASELLAGSSPEIYIISFFIQFLYAYIPYKLWYTLNWDETTTMPRLDTVKHLVKFVVIMFINAAVMAGLLGFLMDGLGLYDLVSLTTLIFAVNNFDFSIMFGTLILIGANFYGISMYKPKKVKKTRVPPKIFDLIAIMVVVISIGNGIYSTFTDPNIWGWIAGAITYSLVLIYVFRPITSEIRERTTEIKMSLTENLIVIFIIMGAIIAILTGIRSLFIVSALNTLQFWDSVYLNITLILSVFYIASIAFLWYIERNISTPIESISDIVKNYVSDSSGIRNNDAIISKCEQYAAQNSEVGILAASFQKMAMDLEIYVKNLKNVTAEKERINTELNVAKKIQEDMLPRKFPAFPERDEFDVYAANIPAKEVGGDFYDFFLIDETHMAIVIADVSGKGVPAALFMVVAKTLIKNHAQLGKSPAEIFTAVNNQLCEGNDENMFVTAWMGILEIETGKFTYVNAGHNPPLIKHSCNDYNWLKSKPGFVLAGIEDIQYHQNSIALEPGDRVYLYTDGVTEASNINDELFGDSRLLQIMNDKKDISLKELVSYVKEKVDTFAGEREQFDDITMLVMEYKK; translated from the coding sequence ATGAAGAATTTAGAGAATATTAAATCAAAAGTCATATTACTTGCCCTCTGCAGTGCTGTTATATTTATTATGAAGTTTATTTTTCATTATTTCTTTCCAGGAATACCTATATCTGAATTAGGCCCTGCCAGTGCACTACCTCCTGTATTGGGGCTGATGTTTGGGGTATGGGGTGCAGCAGGTGCAGCTATTGGATATTCAGCATCTGAATTGCTGGCAGGTTCCTCCCCTGAGATATATATTATTAGCTTTTTTATACAATTTTTATACGCATATATCCCTTACAAGTTGTGGTATACGCTGAACTGGGATGAAACAACCACTATGCCCAGATTAGACACGGTTAAACATCTGGTGAAGTTTGTGGTGATTATGTTTATAAATGCTGCCGTTATGGCGGGATTACTTGGATTTTTAATGGATGGATTGGGCCTGTATGATCTGGTTTCTTTAACCACGTTGATATTTGCTGTCAACAACTTTGATTTTTCCATAATGTTTGGGACCCTGATCCTTATTGGGGCTAATTTTTATGGTATTTCCATGTATAAACCAAAAAAAGTAAAGAAAACAAGAGTCCCGCCTAAAATATTTGATTTAATAGCAATAATGGTTGTTGTAATTAGTATTGGGAACGGTATTTATTCTACATTCACCGATCCGAATATCTGGGGATGGATTGCAGGAGCTATAACTTATTCATTGGTTCTGATCTATGTTTTCAGGCCAATTACCAGCGAAATAAGGGAAAGGACAACTGAAATAAAGATGTCTTTAACAGAAAACTTAATTGTAATTTTTATCATTATGGGGGCAATTATTGCGATATTAACTGGAATCAGATCCCTTTTCATAGTTTCAGCGTTAAATACTCTGCAGTTTTGGGATTCTGTATACTTAAACATTACATTAATCCTTTCTGTTTTTTATATTGCATCAATTGCATTTTTATGGTATATTGAAAGGAATATTTCCACGCCAATAGAATCTATATCTGATATCGTAAAAAATTATGTCAGTGATTCTAGCGGAATAAGAAACAACGATGCTATCATCTCAAAATGTGAACAGTATGCAGCTCAAAATAGCGAAGTGGGAATTTTAGCGGCTTCTTTTCAAAAAATGGCCATGGACCTTGAAATTTATGTGAAAAACCTTAAAAATGTCACCGCTGAAAAAGAAAGGATCAACACGGAGCTTAACGTTGCAAAAAAGATACAGGAAGATATGCTGCCTCGTAAATTCCCAGCTTTTCCTGAAAGAGATGAATTTGATGTTTATGCAGCGAATATACCTGCAAAAGAAGTTGGCGGGGACTTTTATGATTTCTTTTTAATAGATGAAACCCATATGGCAATTGTAATTGCAGATGTCTCTGGAAAGGGAGTACCTGCGGCACTCTTTATGGTGGTTGCAAAGACGTTGATTAAAAACCATGCACAGCTTGGAAAAAGCCCTGCAGAGATATTTACAGCAGTTAATAATCAGCTGTGTGAAGGAAACGATGAAAACATGTTTGTAACCGCATGGATGGGTATTTTAGAAATTGAAACTGGTAAATTTACCTATGTTAATGCAGGTCATAACCCCCCATTGATTAAACATTCATGTAATGATTATAATTGGCTCAAATCAAAGCCAGGATTTGTTCTGGCAGGTATAGAAGATATCCAGTACCATCAAAATTCAATCGCATTGGAACCTGGGGATAGGGTCTATTTATATACTGACGGCGTAACAGAAGCCAGCAACATTAATGATGAATTATTTGGGGATTCCCGTTTACTGCAAATTATGAACGATAAAAAGGATATAAGCCTTAAAGAGTTAGTTTCATATGTTAAAGAAAAAGTTGATACTTTTGCAGGGGAAAGGGAGCAGTTTGATGATATAACAATGCTTGTTATGGAATATAAAAAATAA
- a CDS encoding ATP-binding protein: MNKLTVPAKIENLQKVMDFLGNQLDSVDYVMKARLQLELSIEEAYVNIVNYAYGSEEGEVVICCNVGESPLKVTMQFIDYGKQYNPLENEDPDISLNAEEKEIGGLGIFLIKKNVDDISYKYCDGKNILTIQKKLNDF, translated from the coding sequence ATGAATAAACTAACAGTACCTGCAAAAATAGAAAACCTGCAGAAAGTGATGGATTTCTTAGGTAACCAGCTGGACTCTGTAGATTATGTTATGAAAGCAAGGCTGCAGCTGGAACTTTCAATTGAAGAGGCATATGTAAATATTGTAAATTATGCTTATGGATCAGAAGAAGGAGAAGTCGTAATTTGCTGTAATGTGGGTGAAAGCCCCCTAAAAGTTACAATGCAGTTTATAGACTATGGTAAGCAGTATAACCCGTTAGAAAATGAAGATCCAGATATTTCATTAAATGCCGAGGAAAAGGAAATTGGCGGGCTTGGAATTTTCCTTATAAAAAAGAATGTAGATGATATTTCGTACAAATACTGTGATGGAAAGAATATTTTAACCATCCAAAAGAAATTAAATGATTTTTAA
- a CDS encoding STAS domain-containing protein produces MDIDKILEEDKLTIKLNGRLDTNTAPELEEELKKDLPDVTDLVLDFEDLKYISSAGLRVVLSTQKIMNKQGTMAIENVNDLIMEIFEATGFSSILTINEGK; encoded by the coding sequence ATGGACATAGATAAAATATTAGAAGAAGATAAGTTGACAATTAAATTAAACGGTAGGTTAGACACCAACACAGCACCAGAATTAGAGGAAGAATTAAAAAAAGATCTTCCAGATGTGACAGATCTGGTCTTAGATTTTGAAGACTTAAAATATATCTCAAGTGCAGGACTTCGTGTAGTCCTTTCAACGCAGAAAATAATGAATAAACAGGGAACTATGGCAATTGAAAATGTAAATGATTTAATTATGGAAATCTTTGAAGCTACTGGATTTTCAAGTATCCTAACCATTAATGAAGGCAAATAA
- a CDS encoding MATE family efflux transporter — translation MYERNYNLISDKFKEFFLPTLLMSMAINTSTFIDTLIVGNTLGPINISAMALIAPIITFINLIYWMIGLGGSLLVSVSKAERDEEKADMYFTLSMVLLAVIGVLFSAFGIIFLDNIVATLTTNPALAVLVKKFLGVYFLGSPFLFVLMGIAYFIRADGKPRLSFYALLISNAVNLILDLVFILGFGMDIGGAALATISGYAVGTVFIMQYFFAKDRTMHFISLVKCKLSLVYDIVTSGFPPASGQLFLTIKLFLINTFIALVAGKQGLTAFSVYYNSMFMVYIFLIGTAQSMSPIASIYYQEKDYSGVKFTIERSLKIVLASGAAFTVLFLAFPSLLLNLFGVNDPADMAVGINALRILSFSIIGTGITFLMMFYTQAIQRKKLSFAISITEGLLIPVVCAYVLSRFMGVNGIWISLVIAEIGTILMIYFVTKITSERSEGKFSGFFLLGNYKDTPVLDVTIHSSVEDVVGLSQKLIDFTKENGVDAKVALRIGMAVEEMAVNTIKFNSNEIECIDILSKIEEDEITIAFKDPGKEFNPSTYTCEEKDSFENIEVLQKIADDISYARLIGLNSTVITLKR, via the coding sequence ATGTATGAAAGAAATTACAATTTAATATCGGATAAGTTTAAAGAATTTTTCTTACCTACTCTGTTGATGTCTATGGCCATTAACACAAGCACGTTCATAGACACTTTAATTGTAGGTAACACTCTGGGACCTATTAATATTTCAGCTATGGCACTTATTGCGCCTATAATCACGTTTATCAACCTGATATACTGGATGATTGGATTGGGGGGCTCTCTACTTGTATCAGTTTCAAAGGCAGAACGGGATGAAGAAAAGGCAGATATGTATTTCACACTTTCAATGGTCCTTTTGGCAGTTATTGGGGTGTTATTCTCTGCATTTGGGATAATCTTTCTGGATAATATCGTTGCCACACTCACCACTAATCCCGCACTTGCAGTACTGGTTAAGAAATTTTTAGGAGTATATTTCCTGGGGTCGCCTTTCCTGTTTGTTTTAATGGGAATTGCCTATTTTATACGGGCAGATGGTAAGCCAAGGCTGTCCTTTTATGCTCTTCTGATTTCAAATGCGGTAAACCTTATACTGGATCTGGTTTTTATATTAGGTTTTGGTATGGATATAGGTGGAGCAGCTCTTGCTACAATATCAGGATACGCAGTTGGAACTGTATTCATAATGCAGTATTTCTTTGCTAAAGATAGGACAATGCACTTCATATCCCTGGTAAAATGCAAACTCTCCTTAGTTTATGACATCGTAACATCAGGGTTCCCGCCAGCATCTGGGCAGCTGTTTTTGACTATAAAACTGTTCTTAATCAATACATTTATAGCATTAGTTGCAGGTAAACAGGGATTAACCGCTTTTTCTGTTTATTACAACAGTATGTTCATGGTATACATCTTTTTAATAGGGACCGCCCAATCGATGTCCCCTATAGCTTCTATATATTACCAGGAAAAGGATTATTCTGGAGTAAAATTCACCATTGAAAGGTCTTTAAAGATAGTGCTGGCATCGGGGGCCGCATTTACAGTATTATTCCTGGCGTTCCCATCTCTACTCTTAAACCTTTTTGGTGTAAATGATCCGGCGGATATGGCTGTGGGAATCAATGCTCTTCGGATACTTTCATTCAGTATTATAGGTACTGGTATAACATTTTTAATGATGTTTTACACGCAGGCAATACAGCGCAAAAAACTGTCATTTGCTATTTCAATAACAGAAGGACTTTTAATTCCGGTAGTATGCGCATATGTCCTCTCAAGATTTATGGGAGTTAATGGAATATGGATATCATTAGTGATAGCAGAAATAGGTACAATCCTGATGATATACTTTGTAACTAAAATAACATCCGAACGTTCAGAGGGGAAATTTTCAGGATTCTTTTTATTAGGGAATTACAAGGATACCCCAGTACTTGATGTAACTATACACAGTTCAGTTGAAGATGTAGTTGGGCTATCTCAAAAATTAATTGATTTTACAAAAGAAAATGGAGTAGATGCGAAAGTAGCGCTGCGTATAGGCATGGCAGTTGAGGAAATGGCAGTAAATACAATAAAATTCAACAGCAATGAAATAGAATGCATTGATATCTTATCGAAAATAGAAGAGGATGAGATAACAATTGCATTTAAAGACCCTGGAAAAGAATTTAACCCTTCAACTTATACGTGCGAAGAAAAGGACTCATTTGAAAATATTGAAGTGCTGCAGAAGATCGCAGATGATATAAGTTATGCAAGACTTATAGGTTTAAACAGTACAGTTATTACACTAAAGAGATAA